GAGCGACGCGAGGGTGAACATCGGGGAGACCTGGGCGGAAGAACTCACGCAAAGAGTTCACAAAGGCACAACAGAGGCAGACCCGGACACTACACAGGCCCAACGTACGAGGATCGGGTGTCGCCCGCGAGCCCGGCAGACAGGGCTCGGCGCCTGTCGGCACCGGGGCGCGCACAACCACGGAACGTCCCGTTCGAACGGGCGATGACAGGGACGCCGCACTCCCGGGAAGCCGACGCCCCGTCGAATCGAAATCCGGCTGTCGCTACCGGTCGTATTCGATCAGCCAGACGACTGGTCGGTCGGAGACCGACACTCAGGCGAGCAGGCGCACCTTCTCGGCCTGCGGGCCCTTCTGGCCTTGCGCGATTTCGAACTCCACCCGCTGCCCGTCGTCGAGCGCCTTGTAGCCGTCCATCTCGATCGCGGAGAAATGGACGAATACGTCCTGCCCGCCATCGACCGCAATGAAGCCGTAGCCCTTTTCGCTGTTGAACCACTTGACGGTGCCCTGTGCCACGGTGCACTTCCTCACTTCGATCGTGCTGGGTCGCAACCCCCGTGCCGACGTACGCCGGCCGGGGCCGCCAACTCGCCGAACCCATATCGGTCCACCAAATCAGCAACCGAAATCGCACGCTACACGAGGTCCGACGCTGGTGCACTACCCCAAAAGGGACAGCAGGGACGGCTCCACAACCGCCCCCGGCGATTAACTCTGCATCGTCGACCGTCTTTACGTCGTACAATTGATCATGTATCCCCGGACGGGTGCGCCACGGTTGATCGCCAAACCGGTTGCCGGTGGTGGCCCGGCGGGGTAGGCATGCCTGATGACCAGCCTGCCGGCATTCGCCGCTAGTGCACCGCCCGACGCGCCCACCACCATGGCAAGCCCCACTCCGACAGCTCCCGGTCCCGCCAGCGGCGGCCCCGGCGCGGGCAGCCACGGCTCCGACGCCGGCCCGGCCGATCGACCGCGGGTCCGGCGGATCAAATCGGCTGATGCCGCACGGATGCGGGCGCTACGGCTGGAGATGCTCGCCGACGCGCCACTGGCCTTCCTGGAAACGGTCGCCGAAGCGGCGGCCCGCCCACACGCCGAGTACGCCAACCGGGTCCGACAGAACGCTTCGGGCAGCGACATAGCCGCCTTCGTCGCCGAACTGCCGCCCGCCCGGGAACTCTCGCCCGCCGCCGGACCATTCGTCGGGCACGCCGGCGGGCATGCGGTCCCCACCGAGCCGGGGCTCACCGTCATCTTCGCCGTCTACGTCACCCCGACTCGACGGGGCACCGGTCTGCTCGCGGACCTGATCGAGCAGGTGGCGGTCTGGTCCCGGGCCGCCGGACGGCCGGAGCTGATGCTGGAGGTGGTGGTCGGCAACGATCGCGCGCTCCGGGCCTACCAGCGGCTCGGCTTTGTCGACACCGGCGTACGGGTTCCGCATCCCCGCGTACCCGCCCTGACCGAACTCCAGATGCGCCGCCGCGCCTGAACGTCACCGCCGGTTCCCCGCACCAGCGGTGTTAGGAAGGGCCCCTTCCTATACAGAATGCGATAACAAGGGGCCCTTCCTTACACCTCAGATGTGGCGGCGGGACTGGACTACGCGGAACCGGTTGGCGACATACGCGCCGTCGGTCAGGGCGGCGTTCGCCGCCGCGTTGGCGCCGCTGGCGTGGAAGTCGGAGAAGGCCGCCGACTGGTTGACGAAGACGCCACCGGTGAGGTTGCAGGAGAGGTGGACCCCGGCGTCAAGCGCCGCCGCCTCGGCCGCGTCGAGCACCTTCTCGTCGGTGGCGTAGACCGCCGCGGTCAGGGCGCCCTGCGCTCCCACGGTCTTCCGCAGGATCTCCAGGCTGTGCGCGGTGGAGTCGGTGGAGATCGTGAACGAGATCGGCCCGAACCACTCCCGGCCGTACGTCTGCGCGTCGTCCGCGCCGAGCCGGACGATGGCCGGCGTACGGACCACCGCGTCCGCATAGGTGGGGTGCGCGACCGTACGCGAGGCGAGCACCACTTCGCCGACCCCGGCCACCTCGTCCAACCGGCCGAGTACGCCGTCGTTGACGATCGCACCGGTCAGCTCGACGGCCCGTGCCGGGTCACCGGTGAGCTTGCCGACGACACCGGCGATTCCGGCGGTGACCTCGTCGAAGGTCTTGTGCCCCTGGTCGGTGTCGATGCCGGCGGCCGGGATCAGAATGTTCTGCGGCGTGGTGCACATCTGTCCGCTGTAGAGGGTCAGCGAGAAACCGATGTTGCGGCACATGCCGGCGAAGTCGTCGGTCGAGTCGATCACGATGGTGTTGACGCCGGCCTTCTCGGTGTAGACCGAGGCCTGTCGGGCGTTGTTCTCCAGCCAGTCGCCGTACTCGGTGGAGCCGGTGAAGTCGATGATCCGGACCTCGGGGCGGAGCGCCAGCGTGGTGGCGAGCTTCTCGCCCGGTTCCTCGGCGGCGAGCAGCACCAGGTTGGGGTCGAACCCGGCCTCGGCGAGCACCTCGCGGGCGTACCGGACGGTGATCGCCAGCGGCAGCACGGCGCCGGGGTGCGGCTTGACCACCACCGGGTTGCCGGTGACCAGGGAGGCGAACAGACCGGGGTACGAGTTCCAGGTCGGGAAGGTGTTGCAGCCGATCACCAGCGCCACACCCCGGGGCACCACGTGGAACGTCTTGACCATCCGCAGCGGGTCGCCCTTGCCGGCCGGCTTCTCCCATTCGGCGCTGCCCGGGTGCCGGGTCATCTCGGCGTACGCGTACGCGATCGCCTCCAGGGCCCGGTCGAGGGCGTGCGCCCCGCCGGCCTGGAACGCCATCACGAAGGCCTGCCCGCTGGTCGCGTGTACGGCGTTGGCCAGCTCGAAGATGTGCCGGTGCAGCCGGGCCAGGATTTCCAGGCAGACGCCGGCCCGGGCCTGCGGTCCGGCGTCACGCCAGCTCGGCAGCGCGGCGGTGGCGGCGGCGATCATCGCGTCGAGGTCGCCGTGCGGGTAGCGCACGCCGAGGTCGAAGCCGAACGGACTGGCCTCGGTCGCCACCCGTCCCTGGGTGCCGGGCTGGTCGAGCGGGAAGTCGGCGTCCAGGTAGGAGCGGTAGGCCGCCTCCCCCTCGGCGGCGGCGGTCTCGCCGTACACCCGGGGGCTGGGCGATTCGGGGAAGGCCGACCAGTAGGCACGCTCCGTGATCGCGGTCAGCGCCCGGGCGAGGGTGTCGGCGTGCGTGGCGTAGAGGGGATGCGGGGTCTCCGTCATCCCGCCATCATGCCCCAGCTCATCCCCGCCCCCTACCCTCCCGCCCCCTCCCCGCACCCCCGCGCGTCGATCTAGGGCAAATCAGCGCTAGTTGATCCCTAGCGGCAGCGATCTCTCCTAGATCGGCGAGGGGGTGGGGGTGGGGGGAGGGGTGGGGGTTAGAGGGTTAGTTGCCAGTTGTTCCAGGAGTCGGCGGGGCGGAAGCCGATCGCCTCGTTGATGGAGATCATGTGGTCGTTGACTCCCGCGTTCCAGGTGTCGATGACCCGGAGTTCGGGTTCGTGGGAAAGGGTCCACCGCAGGTTTTCAATCTTGGCGATGGTGCCGAGCCGGTGCCCGCGGTGGTTCGGGTCGACGATGGTGATCTGCTGGAAGGCGTGCCAGGACGGGGTCGCACCAACGTCGATCATGGTCCAGGCGACGAGCCGACCGGTCCCGTCGTGGCGCAACCCGCTGCTGTAGAGACGGCGCCCGCGTACGGCCAGCGCCGCGTCGACCGCCAGAATCCGTTCCCCGTCCGGTTTCGCCGCCTCCCACTCCAGGTCACCGAGGGGGGCGTCCTGGACCAACCGACCGTCGAGGTACGCGATGTCGTCGAGGTACTCGGCGGGCGCGCTGCCGATCCAGCGGACCAGCGAGTAGCCGTCGGCCCGTCCCCAGGCGTCGGCGAGCAGTTCGTCGAGGTGCGACTGGTCCAGGGCGGTGAGGTCGAGCCGCCGCCGGACGTCGACCAGCGCGTTCTTCGCGCCGACCGAGGCGGCGAACGCGGCGGCGGGGTCCTCCCGGGGCGGCTGGCCGGGCAGTACGTCGACCGAGACGGTGTTGAGCCGCTTACGCCCCAGCTCACGGAGGGTACGCAGGCTGTACTCGAAGAGTGCCCGCCCGACGCCGCGACGCCGGTACTCGGGCAGCACCTCGATGTCGATCGAGGCGTTCTCGGTGTTCTCCAGCTGCGGGAGTTCGATGGCGAGGTAGCCGACCGGGCGACCGTCGAGGTGGGCCAGGACGAACCGGTCCTCTTCGCCGGGCATGGGATGGCGTAGCTGGCCGAGGAACCGTTGGCGACAGAGCGGGGGGAAGTCGGGCAGGTCGGCCGCGATGACTGCGGACCGAATCGCGTACGCCTGCTCGACCGCAAGGTCGTCGGCGACGTCGAGTGGGGTGACGGCGATGCCTACGGGGGTGGCGGCGGTGTCCATGTTCCCGAGGGTGCCCGGCCCGTACGAGGAACGCGAGCGAATTAGTTCCGCTCAGCTCCGCCGACGTTGGTCGGGAGGACGCTCGCACAACGCCTCCGGCGTCGGGTCGTAAGAGCTTGAAAAGTCTACGGCGATGCGTCCTCCCGCACGGAGCATTTTGCGTCGCCCGATTCGCGACGTCAAGCCCTTGCCGGGGTCTTTTGCTAACGGGTGGCAAATCGGCAACTACCCAGCGCATCGGACACATCCACCGGTCAGCGGACTTGCCCCGTCCGAACGGCTGACGGCACGCTCCCGGCAAGCGGGCGGCCGTCAGCCGTCGTTGCCGACATGGCCGGACGGGCAGACCGGCGGAGGGGCAGACCGGCGGACAGGCCGGCTCAGCCCAGCAGGCCCGCCTCACGGGCGGCCTTCAGCGAGGGCTTCACCCGGTACGTCGGACCGACCAGCGACGCCACCGCGTCGATGGTCTTCAGCCCTTCGCCGGTGTTGTAGACAACCGTCTCGGCGGTCGGGTCGAGCCGCCCGCTCGCCACCAGCTTGCGCAGGCAGGCAACGGTCACCCCGCCCGCCGTTTCGGCGAACACACCGGTCGTACGCGCGAGCAGCCGGATCGCGTCGCGGATCTCGTCGTCGTCGGCGTACTCCATCCAGCCGCCGGTACGCCGCACCGCCTCCAGTGCGTACAGGCCGGCGGCCGGGTCGCCGATGTTGAGCGACTTGGCGATCCCGGTCGGCTTCACCGGAACGATGGTGTCGGTGTCGTTGTGCAGGGCGGTCGCGATCGGGTTGCAACCGGCCGACTGGGCGCCGAAGACTTTCCAGCCGTTGGCCGGCGCCTCGACCAGGCCGATCTCGACCAGCTCACTGAACGCCTTGTCGACCTTGGTGAGCAGCTCACCGCTGGCCATCGGGATGACCACCTGCTCGGGGATGCGCCAGCCGAGCTGTTCGGCGACCTCGTACCCCAGGGTCTTGGACCCTTCGGCGTAGTACGGCCGGACGTTCACGTTGACGAACGCGGTGTCCTCGAACTCGTCGGTCTCGACCAGTTCGCCGCAGAGCCGGTTCACGTCGTCGTACGAGCCGTCGATCGCGACCAGGTCGCCGCCGTACACCGCGGTCGTGATGACCTTGCCCTGTTCCAGGTCGGCGGGGATGAAGACGATCGACGGGACGCCGGCGCGGGCCGCGTGCGCGGCGACCGAGTTGGCCAGGTTGCCGGTGGAGGCGCAGGCGAACCGGCTGAAGCCGAGGCCCCGGGCGGCGGTGAGCGCGACCGACACCACCCGGTCCTTGAACGAGTGGGTGGGGTTGGCGCTGTCGTCCTTGACCCAGAGCGGCGCGGTGATGCCCAGTTCGGCGGCGAGGTGCGGGGCGGCTACCAGCGGGGTCAGGCCGGGGTCGAGGGTGACCCGGGTGGCCGGGTCCTGGCCGGCGGGGAGCAGGGCTGCGTACCGCCAGATGTTCTGCGGGCCCGCCTCGATGTCGGCCCGGGTGACCTTGGACAGGGCGTCCTGGTCGTAGGCGACCTCAAGCGGGCCGAAACACTCGTAACAGGCATGCTGGGCGATCAGCGGGTACTGCGCGCCGCAGCCCCGGCAGACCAGCGCACGCGCCGGGTTGGCCGAGGTTTCACCGCTGGTGGGAGTCTGGGTTTCGCCGAGGGTCGCAGTCATGCGATGCCGTCCTCTCATCTTTCCCCTGGACCGCACGGTGCGGCGGGGACGGACTTGGCACCTGCCTCGCCCGGCTCGTCATCGAGCCGGCGGGTGGTTGCCGGGGCTTCATCGGGCCGTATCCCTCTGCCCCTCTGGATGAGGTATTCAGTTGTGTGCCCGATCCTACGGGTGAACCCGCCTCCGGCCCAGCACCCGCCGCCCCTTGTGACCCACACCCCACGCTCCGTGCCGCGCGGAGCACGGCCCGGAACATCCATCGGGTACGTGGGCAGCGGCTAGCTGACCACGTCCTTGCGGGTGAAGCGCCAGAACGCGAGGCTCCAGAAGATGGTGGCGTAGCTGATCGCCGAGATGCAGCCGCGTACCACGTCGTCGGTCTGCACCGGCGTGGAGAGCAGCCCCAGCCAGGCGGTGCTGTAGTGGGTCGGCAGGAAGTCGCGCACCACGCCGAGCGCCTCGATCTGGTCCAGGATGCTGGAGAGGATCCAGAGCAGTACGGCGCCGCCGACCGCGCCCAGGGCCGCGTCGGTGGAGACCGAGAGCAGGAACGCCAGTCCCGCCACCACCAGCAGCGCCACCGCCAGGTAACCGACGATGCCGAGCAGCCGCAGCAGCCCCTCGGCGGCCGGGATCTGGGCCGCGACGGTGCTGCTCAACGGCTCCCAGCCGTAACGCAGGGTGCCGAGCAGCAGCGCGGTCCCGACCAGCAGCAACAGTGCCAACCCGGAGTACGCCAGCGCTACCACCAGCTTCACCGCCAACAGCCGGGCCCGGGGCACCGGCACCGCCAGCAGGTACCGCAGGCTCCCCCAGCTCGCCTCGCTGGCCACGGTGTCGCCGCAGAACAGCGCGACGACCACGACCAGCAGGAACGACGCCGACACAAAGAGGCAGAACAGGGCGAAGTTCAGTCCACCGCTGGTGGCGAGGTCGATCAGGCTGGCGAACTCGCCGTTGCCGTTGTCGTCGTCGCCACCCGCGTTGAACTGGAACGCGATCAGGACGATCAGCGGCAGCAGCACCATCGCGGCCAGGGTCAACTGGGTACGTCGACGCGCGAACTGCCGGCGCCACTCGGTCACCACCGACAGTGTCGCCCCCGGCCGGTAACCCGGCGCGGCGCCCGCACCGGCAACGGTCATCTGGTCCGTACCGGCCATGTCGGCGGCCCCGCTTCCCGGAGAGTCGGCCATCGTCATCGGTCCCCGCTCCCCCGCGAGTTCTCGCCGACCAGGGCGAGGAACGCGTCCTCCAGGCGCC
The Micromonospora pisi DNA segment above includes these coding regions:
- a CDS encoding cold-shock protein, with protein sequence MAQGTVKWFNSEKGYGFIAVDGGQDVFVHFSAIEMDGYKALDDGQRVEFEIAQGQKGPQAEKVRLLA
- a CDS encoding GNAT family N-acetyltransferase, which encodes MRALRLEMLADAPLAFLETVAEAAARPHAEYANRVRQNASGSDIAAFVAELPPARELSPAAGPFVGHAGGHAVPTEPGLTVIFAVYVTPTRRGTGLLADLIEQVAVWSRAAGRPELMLEVVVGNDRALRAYQRLGFVDTGVRVPHPRVPALTELQMRRRA
- the paaN gene encoding phenylacetic acid degradation protein PaaN; the protein is MTETPHPLYATHADTLARALTAITERAYWSAFPESPSPRVYGETAAAEGEAAYRSYLDADFPLDQPGTQGRVATEASPFGFDLGVRYPHGDLDAMIAAATAALPSWRDAGPQARAGVCLEILARLHRHIFELANAVHATSGQAFVMAFQAGGAHALDRALEAIAYAYAEMTRHPGSAEWEKPAGKGDPLRMVKTFHVVPRGVALVIGCNTFPTWNSYPGLFASLVTGNPVVVKPHPGAVLPLAITVRYAREVLAEAGFDPNLVLLAAEEPGEKLATTLALRPEVRIIDFTGSTEYGDWLENNARQASVYTEKAGVNTIVIDSTDDFAGMCRNIGFSLTLYSGQMCTTPQNILIPAAGIDTDQGHKTFDEVTAGIAGVVGKLTGDPARAVELTGAIVNDGVLGRLDEVAGVGEVVLASRTVAHPTYADAVVRTPAIVRLGADDAQTYGREWFGPISFTISTDSTAHSLEILRKTVGAQGALTAAVYATDEKVLDAAEAAALDAGVHLSCNLTGGVFVNQSAAFSDFHASGANAAANAALTDGAYVANRFRVVQSRRHI
- a CDS encoding GNAT family N-acetyltransferase, with amino-acid sequence MDTAATPVGIAVTPLDVADDLAVEQAYAIRSAVIAADLPDFPPLCRQRFLGQLRHPMPGEEDRFVLAHLDGRPVGYLAIELPQLENTENASIDIEVLPEYRRRGVGRALFEYSLRTLRELGRKRLNTVSVDVLPGQPPREDPAAAFAASVGAKNALVDVRRRLDLTALDQSHLDELLADAWGRADGYSLVRWIGSAPAEYLDDIAYLDGRLVQDAPLGDLEWEAAKPDGERILAVDAALAVRGRRLYSSGLRHDGTGRLVAWTMIDVGATPSWHAFQQITIVDPNHRGHRLGTIAKIENLRWTLSHEPELRVIDTWNAGVNDHMISINEAIGFRPADSWNNWQLTL
- the thrC gene encoding threonine synthase, producing the protein MTATLGETQTPTSGETSANPARALVCRGCGAQYPLIAQHACYECFGPLEVAYDQDALSKVTRADIEAGPQNIWRYAALLPAGQDPATRVTLDPGLTPLVAAPHLAAELGITAPLWVKDDSANPTHSFKDRVVSVALTAARGLGFSRFACASTGNLANSVAAHAARAGVPSIVFIPADLEQGKVITTAVYGGDLVAIDGSYDDVNRLCGELVETDEFEDTAFVNVNVRPYYAEGSKTLGYEVAEQLGWRIPEQVVIPMASGELLTKVDKAFSELVEIGLVEAPANGWKVFGAQSAGCNPIATALHNDTDTIVPVKPTGIAKSLNIGDPAAGLYALEAVRRTGGWMEYADDDEIRDAIRLLARTTGVFAETAGGVTVACLRKLVASGRLDPTAETVVYNTGEGLKTIDAVASLVGPTYRVKPSLKAAREAGLLG
- a CDS encoding ABC transporter permease subunit — its product is MADSPGSGAADMAGTDQMTVAGAGAAPGYRPGATLSVVTEWRRQFARRRTQLTLAAMVLLPLIVLIAFQFNAGGDDDNGNGEFASLIDLATSGGLNFALFCLFVSASFLLVVVVALFCGDTVASEASWGSLRYLLAVPVPRARLLAVKLVVALAYSGLALLLLVGTALLLGTLRYGWEPLSSTVAAQIPAAEGLLRLLGIVGYLAVALLVVAGLAFLLSVSTDAALGAVGGAVLLWILSSILDQIEALGVVRDFLPTHYSTAWLGLLSTPVQTDDVVRGCISAISYATIFWSLAFWRFTRKDVVS